The Eurosta solidaginis isolate ZX-2024a chromosome 4, ASM4086904v1, whole genome shotgun sequence genome includes a window with the following:
- the nocte gene encoding uncharacterized protein nocte isoform X1, with protein MSTLGGSRGERNAKPKFSALDINRMYKNSRGEPAEPSAQKNQVPRKHGMQSLGKVPSARRPPANLPSLKAEITNSPTKNNNQITPTGQEVNSTSGGQIKTTHTPTGGTPNNQQQQLQQKNSSSSNKSALVNNSNNSINNSASGVKLVNNSRPGNSGGSSGGNQQLRNSSVANHTNHQQPQQQQQQQGQSPVTWSSVTTGNDTMGGAGKGSGVGGKSSVPPLYQSPQFQYEFPTLDGTVGGGGGGGGSSSASNRSKQHQQQQDHYHQQHHHQHSNQQHPQQNSHHYQQQNHHSHQRDYNNHQHGGGGRYAHDQRYDAHNYKDGSDGDGGNDYSFHQRHHHQQHELNEVSLRPQTDAAAWLQQQEKAAKGGAEAEGQMNQQDQGHQSQNANAAGAAVPLPILQLMPSFMQRGAPLPAAGSGGTGGGGVGIIGSNGPRSQSPPNYQNGIGSGKDGVLRTQRSTSGNGGGGAQDYRSGSPAVNSFRAATAIPKRPPQMSTPPLSSGGSGSTGTQTPNGSGARKDKEFIVEPEVVQMQRPIIREEDLERLNAIANDDSWTKQDDIDYTKKLTFSDDESPEEQSPTQERDRPVFSKPGVSGGVLEKRKNSNASSVNSTWQRSSGGSGSTNVKDQRESMEREKSESEREDTRQQNGHRGSAAGSIALDAAVYERVKQRKEEEERREKERREAAARKLQELEMKIYNKKAASATATGSGGAPITTGGGDAAKPPTPPPSVGGGGSEDEFNIRRSGSGRDYERGGNTRGGYDTRDVRGGGDYVRGERLIANSGGTGGAITIGAGGKAIFSAQFQSNLPPRFQKQQQMGVGSSLIGNGKGPGALSGALEKSASSSSAYESNRYMQQKAGGGPMQRGARGEYRDNYTTRGGGGYGRMRNDSERDDEPRYHGGGRGGGRGGEEFMQRGNGTAQNQLARSISDTSQRKTSISSNDESSKYGGNSSANDSKESAGSGSAAQVSSWAEETDAELKRQRDESFSSAHSHESMPIKILQRPHTQKSVSEDETASIQQHQQEQQQHAHTQHQQQSQQQVQTQSQQQQQPLHRSESEQSTHFAPTQILRRSESSSDEKPKPQSTPQTAGSGDIVTSKVTEEKVKQATGEAESHQKKRQESESSNVSAVAHNSGSRKESVSADENKQQVTENHPAATTSVSLPQREPKRSSTRGGGGGGGRDRGGDRERGGDRNRGGDRDRGGERGVDRERVADRGGDRDRGSHSRGFGGGRGMRDWNSRGSRGGRYYGANDPRLASESEHSEGIDEESYGAGGRRGNRQGPKVTRKDYGGDGGGHRSGGEERNTKEGFAPRGEPSRRGRGGGANIGDRGDRSDRGDRGDRGDRVDRGDRGPSSSYRRNDGGGRGQGRHYGRQPYDDHNKDHKRSSESDHNTAGAGGSDLDKTKQNQLALSAGLAKVKDANATTTSTSSDQKTRTPSGSGKQQIKQQTGGVAAANAQSAKKANAESEKKMSTAQTPTNQFGSNNNNRGSSQVRKESTTNTKTDDATERERKSASKEKDLPSGAVQQRSSSSGQLVATQCSSSSAGLKKQDLPMASLPTSQSTSSMGGNKLNQQQQHQQPQPLQTVVKPPPGLGGPMTSGGGNFKPVNSASLTNQSVTTQQQQKQNIELQKSKSETNATVTTNVARPQQQPPMQQRTSIGEIDKMKLSSDKPITVVSGTSTLILDGAPVNTIIFENTNYKQQAQAAQIKRSSESLSSAVSSGVSVSSAETLSTALSQISFSKANDTPVSSGSVVSTAADYEKDMKLGFTFGDATESYVSTTVAASNKQSHDNEPKVVPSQQGTVVSVGQQQQQQQQQQQQQQQQQQQVQQQQQQAQNIISTADLNMKIASVKKVWESVAPMAAEASNSPLQHQQVSQQQAQQQAQHQAQQQLQHQQQQQQAQQQQQHQAQQQMDGVDPSGHMSAAASFVAAVAASQQHQQQHLPHYAVTAVPLHQHQHQHHSLSPPGPVPSAYGGHASPFDVGTQLEQFAQSGGSIVVGGGGDDPTNVSVGVYPSPQQQQQAQQQQQAQSAASQQQQVLKHPDVVKQQQQASATAKQLQQHHGSSMGMSPPPNLQQQQQQQQQQQQQQQAQHQLSAAAQAAAQQQQQQLHAAPPSFYQASPQFTGIPSPPTVVFNSSQMAPPPSQAAGLYAPFHSLDHSSRSQFSAAAAAAAHSFPGHYSAAAAAAAAAGGPFNAYAMQTPPNMAAAPTPEMYSNLTSQFRMGGGPSPFGNPNSQQLSNPNAPSVTIISSNSNSMMSSVGSVKPPPSSQQLGTIGSKGAGGGGPYATQQYMNLYPGPPPQHPQGGPPGAHQLQSNSYYSNSASGPNGPTFYGGPPPPQGAGAGAQNFGLAAAAAAAAGLYGGHQGGPPGSNGPPGPQGPPGPQSQHTMGNFNTPFMNSQLLTAAGINQFRAGPTPQQQAAAAAVYMKSGQGQSHMQDSMGRQLKSPLGADVSLSLAKQVQSQPSPPHHKNYGSWDLQNQVMQQQAQQQSQAQQQQQVIQQRGGGGGSAQNMPPGSRGGGPPGVQGPAGGGNQGGQGRYPTPIQRPTNYPQHPQGGPQQQQQQAQPGQRPNNMRQQGSGGGPPGAGGGNGPQGGVGGPGGHNNVGGPNNSGGGQGGGPGGPNNSGAGGGAGPNNGGQMNKPYYANNAGGGGGSRAEKSLNIHKRTWRK; from the exons ATGAGTACACTGGGGGGAAGTAGGGGAGAGCGAAATGCCAAGCCCAAGTTCTCAGCACTCGATATAAATCGAATGTACAAAAATAGTCGT GGTGAACCAGCTGAACCATCTGCACAAAAGAATCAAGTGCCACGTAAACATGGAATGCAAAGTTTGGGCAAAGTGCCGTCCGCAAGGCGACCACCAGCTAATTTACCATCCCTGAAAGCTGAAATAACTAATTCGCCAACTAAGAACAACAATCAAATAACACCAACCGGACAAGAAG TCAACTCAACGAGCGGCGGTCAAATAAAAACAACACATACACCAACTGGAGGAACACCTAACAATCAGCAACAGCAACTACAACAGAAGAACAGCAGTAGCAGCAACAAGTCCGCACTTGttaacaatagtaacaatagcatTAATAACAGCGCTAGCGGCGTTAAATTAGTAAATAATTCGAGACCGGGAAACTCTGGCGGCAGCAGCGGCGGTAATCAACAGCTGCGTAACTCTTCAGTAGCAAATCACACCAATCACCAACAaccacagcaacaacagcaacaacagggaCAGTCTCCAGTAACATGGTCATCTGTGACAACTGGCAACGATACGATGGGCGGTGCCGGGAAGGGAAGCGGGGTTGGGGGGAAATCATCAGTACCACCGCTCTACCAGAGTCCACAATTTCAATACGAATTTCCAACATTAGATGGCACAGTTGGTGGAGGAGGCGGCGGTGGTGGCAGCAGCAGTGCATCGAATCGAAGCAAACAACACCAGCAACAGCAGGATCATTACCATCAGCAACACCACCATCAGCATTCGAACCAACAACATCCGCAACAAAATTCTCATCATTATCAGCAACAAAATCATCATTCTCATCAGCGAGACTACAACAACCATCAACATGGCGGCGGTGGCCGCTATGCTCACGATCAGCGTTACGACGCGCACAATTACAAAGATGGCAGCGACGGAGACGGTGGAAACGATTACTCGTTTCATCAACGTCATCATCACCAGCAACACGAACTGAACGAGGTGAGTCTTCGGCCACAAACCGATGCAGCCGCATGGTTACAACAGCAAGAGAAAGCAGCCAAAGGTGGTGCAGAAGCAGAAGGCCAAATGAACCAACAGGACCAGGGCCACCAATCTCAAAATGCGAATGCTGCAGGTGCAGCAGTGCCATTGCCAATCCTGCAGCTAATGCCATCGTTTATGCAGCGTGGTGCACCATTACCAGCAGCTGGCAGCGGTGGCACAGGTGGCGGTGGCGTGGGCATTATCGGCAGCAATGGTCCACGCTCACAATCGCCACCAAACTATCAGAATGGCATTGGAAGTGGAAAGGATGGTGTGCTTCGTACGCAACGTTCAACGAGTGGCAATGGCGGCGGTGGTGCACAAGATTATCGCTCGGGGTCACCAGCTGTTAATAGCTTTCGAGCAGCTACTGCAATACCCAAGAGACCACCACAAATGTCCACGCCACCGCTAAGTAGTGGTGGTAGTGGAAGCACCGGCACACAAACCCCCAATGGCAGCGGCGCACGTAAAGACAAAGAATTCATTGTTGAACCAGAAGTCGTGCAAATGCAACGGCCCATAATACGTGAGGAAGATTTGGAACGATTAAATGCCATTGCGAATGATGATAGTTGGACAAAACAAGATGATATTGACTATACGAAAAAACTGACCTTCTCAGATGACGAATCGCCTGAAGAACAATCACCAACGCAAGAGCGTGATCGACCAGTATTTAGTAAGCCAGGCGTCAGCGGCGGCGTACTCGAGAAACGCAAAAACTCTAACGCGAGTAGTGTAAATAGCACTTGGCAAAGGAGCAGCGGCGGTTCTGGTAGTACTAATGTCAAAGACCAACGCGAGAGCATGGAACGTGAAAAGTCCGAAAGTGAACGAGAAGATACCCGTCAGCAGAATGGGCATCGCGGTAGCGCGGCAGGCAGCATTGCATTGGATGCTGCGGTCTATGAACGTGTAAAACAACGTAAAGAAGAGGAAGAACGTCGTGAGAAAGAACGACGTGAAGCAGCTGCACGTAAATTACAAGAACTCGAAATGAAAATATACAATAAGAAAGCGGCGAGCGCAACAGCAACCGGCAGTGGAGGTGCTCCAATAACAACCGGCGGAGGCGATGCTGCAAAACCGCCAACACCGCCACCATCCGTAGGTGGAGGCGGAAGTGAAGATGAATTCAATATCCGCCGCAGTGGTAGTGGCAGAGATTATGAACGTGGTGGTAATACACGTGGCGGCTACGATACACGCGATGTACGCGGTGGTGGTGACTATGTGCGTGGTGAACGTTTAATCGCTAACAGCGGTGGAACAGGCGGTGCAATAACAATAGGCGCTGGTGGCAAAGCAATATTTTCTGCACAGTTCCAATCAAATTTACCGCCACGATTCCAGAAGCAGCAACAAATGGGTGTTGGATCTTCTTTAATTGGCAACGGTAAAGGGCCTGGGGCACTGAGTGGTGCTTTAGAAAAATCTGCATCCTCAAGTTCCGCTTATGAATCGAATCGTTATATGCAACAAAAAGCTGGGGGTGGACCAATGCAACGCGGTGCGCGTGGCGAATATCGCGACAACTATACCACGCGTGGCGGCGGTGGATATGGGCGTATGCGTAATGATAGTGAGCGCGATGATGAGCCACGCTATCATGGTGGAGGACGTGGTGGTGGTCGCGGTGGTGAGGAGTTTATGCAGCGTGGCAATGGTACGGCTCAGAATCAGCTGGCACGCAGCATTTCAGATACATCGCAACGCAAAACAAGCATTTCTTCAAATGATGAATCCAGTAAATATGGTGGTAATAGTAGCGCGAATGATTCAAAGGAATCTGCGGGAAGTGGAAGTGCCGCACAAGTTTCGTCTTGGGCTGAAGAGACGGATGCTGAACTGAAGCGGCAACGTGACGAAAGCTTTTCGTCAGCGCACAGTCATGAGTCGATGCCAATCAAGATATTGCAACGTCCGCATACGCAGAAAAGCGTGTCGGAGGATGAAACTGCATCAATACAGCAGCATCAACAAGAACAACAGCAACACGCTCATACACAGCACCAACAACAATCACAACAACAAGTGCAGACGCAGtctcaacagcagcagcaacctCTTCATCGCAGCGAAAGCGAACAATCGACTCACTTTGCACCCACTCAAATTTTAAGGCGCTCTGAGTCTTCTAGCGATGAGAAACCAAAACCACAATCAACCCCCCAGACAGCGGGAAGTGGTGATATAGTCACCAGTAAGGTTACTGAAGAAAAAGTGAAACAGGCGACAGGAGAAGCCGAATCTCATCAGAAGAAACGTCAAGAAAGTGAAAGTAGCAATGTATCCGCAGTTGCCCATAATTCAGGATCTCGGAAGGAATCTGTTTCTGCCGATGAGAACAAACAGCAAGTGACTGAGAATCATCCAGCTGCAACGACTTCCGTCAGTTTGCCACAACGTGAACCGAAAAGATCCAGTACTCGAGGGGGTGGAGGTGGCGGTGGCCGTGACCGTGGCGGAGATCGTGAACGCGGCGGAGATCGAAACCGTGGTGGAGATCGTGATCGCGGCGGCGAACGCGGTGTTGATCGTGAGCGTGTTGCAGATCGTGGTGGGGATCGTGATCGTGGCTCACATTCGCGGGGCTTTGGTGGCGGTCGTGGGATGCGCGACTGGAATTCACGTGGTTCAAGAGGTGGACGTTATTATGGTGCCAATGACCCAAGGCTAGCAAGTGAATCGGAGCACTCTGAAGGTATCGATGAGGAATCATATGGGGCTGGCGGACGTCGTGGTAATCGTCAAGGTCCGAAAGTTACTCGAAAAGACTACGGAGGCGACGGCGGTGGTCACCGTAGCGGTGGAGAAGAACGCAACACAAAGGAAGGTTTTGCACCTCGTGGCGAACCATCACGACGAGGTCGGGGAGGAGGAGCGAATATTGGTGATCGAGGTGATCGTAGTGATCGTGGCGACCGAGGAGATCGTGGTGATCGAGTCGATCGTGGAGATCGCGGTCCTTCATCTTCCTATCGTCGAAACGATGGTGGTGGACGAGGTCAAGGTCGTCACTACGGTCGACAGCCCTACGATGACCATAATAAAGATCACAAGCGTAGTTCTGAATCCGACCACAACACAGCCGGTGCCGGTGGAAGTGATTTGgataaaacgaaacaaaatcaattAGCGCTTAGTGCTGGTCTCGCTAAAGTTAAGGACGCAAATGCAACGACGACATCAACATCATCAGATCAGAAAACGCGCACACCTTCCGGTAGCGGCAAACAACAGATCAAGCAGCAGACAGGTGGCGTTGCAGCTGCCAATGCGCAGTCCGCAAAGAAAGCAAACGCTGAGTCCGAAAAGAAAATGTCCACTGCACAAACACCAACAAATCAATTTGGTAGCAACAATAACAATCGAGGCAGCTCACAGGTACGTAAGGAAAGTACGACCAACACAAAAACTGATGACGCGACGGAGCGTGAACGAAAATCGGCTTCTAAAGAAAAAGATTTACCAAGTGGCGCCGTGCAACAGCGCAGCAGTAGCTCGGGGCAGCTTGTTGCTACACAATGCAGCAGCTCAAGTGCAGGCTTGAAAAAACAAGATTTGCCAATGGCTTCCTTGCCCACCTCGCAGTCCACATCCTCAATGGGTGGAAACAAATTGAATCAACAACAGCAGCACCAACAACCACAACCACTACAGACTGTGGTCAAACCGCCACCTGGCTTGGGAGGTCCAATGACCAGCGGTGGTGGCAACTTTAAACCCGTCAACAGCGCTTCACTAACTAATCAGAGTGTAACaactcaacaacaacaaaaacagaataTTGAGTTACAAAAGAGTAAGTCAGAAACAAATGCCACGGTTACAACGAATGTCGCGAGACCACAGCAACAGCCGCCGATGCAGCAACGAACTTCAATCGGCGAGATAGACAAGATGAAGTTGAGCAGTGATAAGCCGATTACAGTGGTTAGTGGCACTAGCACATTGATACTAGATGGCGCTCCAGTCAATACTATAATCTTCGAAAATACAAACTATAAGCAGCAGGCTCAAGCAGCACAGATAAAACGATCGTCAGAGTCACTGAGCTCCGCTGTGAGCAGTGGTGTAAGTGTGTCTTCTGCAGAAACACTCAGCACAGCACTTTCACAAATATCATTCTCTAAAGCGAACGATACACCAGTGTCCAGTGGTAGTGTTGTATCCACAGCTGCCGATTACGAAAAAGATATGAAGCTCGGTTTCACGTTCGGCGATGCCACGGAATCGTACGTTAGTACTACCGTGGCGGCCTCCAACAAGCAGTCTCATGATAACGAACCGAAAGTGGTACCCAGCCAGCAGGGTACCGTTGTATCTGTAggacaacagcagcaacaacaacagcagcaacaacaacagcagcaacaacaacagcagcaagtgcaacaacaacagcaacaagcgCAGAACATAATATCAACAGCCGATTTAAATATGAAAATCGCTAGTGTAAAGAAAGTCTGGGAAAGCGTAGCGCCCATGGCAGCGGAGGCGAGCAATTCTCCTTTGCAACATCAACAGGTGTCTCAGCAGCAGGCGCAACAACAAGCGCAGCACCAAGCTCAGCAGCagctacaacatcaacaacaacagcagcaggcacagcagcagcaacagcaccAGGCACAACAGCAAATGGACGGGGTGGATCCCAGTGGACACATGTCCGCCGCTGCCTCATTTGTAGCAGCTGTAGCTGCGtcacaacaacaccaacaacaacatttgCCACACTACGCAGTTACAGCAGTACCGTTGCATCAACATCAGCACCAACACCATTCGTTATCTCCACCTGGTCCCGTGCCCAGTGCGTATGGCGGTCATGCTTCGCCGTTCGATGTCGGCACACAACTCGAACAATTCGCACAGAGCGGAGGAAGTATTGTTGTGGGCGGCGGCGGTGATGATCCAACCAACGTTAGCGTTGGTGTCTATCCCAGTCCACAGCAACAGCAGCAGgctcagcaacaacaacaagcgcaATCAGCTGCATCCCAACAGCAACAGGTCTTGAAGCATCCAGATGTTGTGAAGCAACAACAGCAAGCTTCAGCTACTGCTAAACAATTGCAGCAACATCATGGCTCGTCGATGGGTATGTCACCACCGCCAAATcttcaacaacagcagcagcaacaacaacagcaacaacagcagcagcaagcCCAACATCAACTATCAGCGGCAGCACAAGCAGCagctcaacagcaacaacaacaattgcatgCTGCACCGCCGTCATTCTATCAAGCATCACCGCAATTTACTGGCATACCTAGTCCACCAACGGTTGTCTTCAACTCATCGCAAATGGCTCCGCCACCCTCACAGGCTGCTGGCCTTTACGCACCATTCCATTCACTTGATCATTCGAGTCGTTCACAATTTTCCGCAGCGGCTGCAGCGGCGGCTCACAGCTTTCCTGGACATTACAGCGCGGCGGCGGCTGCAGCTGCCGCAGCTGGTGGACCTTTTAACGCATACGCAATGCAAACGCCACCAAATATGGCTGCTGCACCAACACCCGAAATGTATTCCAATTTAACGTCACAGTTTCGTATGGGCGGAGGGCCATCGCCTTTTGGTAATCCAAATTCGCAACAGCTTAGTAATCCCAATGCACCATCTGTGACAATAATTTCTTCTAATTCCAATTCGATGATGTCATCGGTAGGTTCGGTGAAACCACCACCTTCATCACAACAACTTGGTACGATAGGTTCGAAGGGAGCCGGCGGTGGTGGTCCTTATGCCACACAACAGTATATGAATTTGTATCCTGGTCCACCGCCACAACATCCACAAGGTGGCCCACCAGGCGCACATCAATTGCAATCGAATAGTTACTACTCGAATTCTGCTAGTGGACCGAATGGACCGACTTTCTATGGTGGTCCACCTCCGCCACAAGGCGCAGGCGCCGGTGCCCAAAATTTTGGATTAGCAGCTGCAGCCGCAGCAGCAGCTGGCCTATATGGCGGTCATCAGGGTGGACCACCCGGCTCGAATGGTCCGCCTGGCCCGCAGGGACCGCCTGGTCCGCAGTCACAACATACGATGGGAAATTTTAATACACCTTTTATGAATTCGCAGCTGTTGACAGCGGCAGGTATTAATCAATTTCGTGCTGGACCAACGCCACAGCAGCAAGCGGCAGCAGCAGCTGTGTATATGAAATCTGGGCAGGGACAAAGCCACATGCAGGACTCG ATGGGACGCCAACTAAAATCTCCACTCGGTGCCGATGTCAGTTTGAGTTTGGCCAAACAGGTGCAGTCGCAACCCAGTCCACCACATCATAAAAACTATGGCAGC TGGGACTTGCAAAACCAAGTAATGCAACAGCAAGCACAACAACAATCCCAagctcaacagcaacaacaagtcATACAACAGCGTGGTGGTGGCGGTGGCAGTGCACAAAATATGCCACCAGGCAGTCGAGGAGGCGGCCCGCCAGGTGTACAAGGTCCCGCCGGTGGCGGcaatcaaggtggacaagggcgCTATCCAACGCCAATACAACGGCCAACAAATTATCCACAACATCCACAAGGTGGACcacaacagcaacagcagcaaGCGCAACCTGGGCAAAGGCCCAACAATATGAGACAGCAGGGTTCAGGGGGTGGACCACCCGGCGCTGGCGGCGGTAATGGACCACAAGGTGGCGTCGGTGGCCCTGGTGGTCACAATAATGTAGGCGGCCCAAATAATAGTGGAGGTGGTCAAGGTGGAGGCCCTGGTGGTCCAAATAATAGTGGTGCAGGAGGTGGCGCCGGACCCAATAATGGTGGACAAATGAATAAACCTTACTATGCAAACAATGCTGGTGGCGGGGGTGGAAGTCGAG CTGAAAAGTCTTTAAACATACATAAAAGAACATGGAGAAAATGA